One genomic segment of Mycolicibacterium psychrotolerans includes these proteins:
- a CDS encoding mycothiol-dependent nitroreductase Rv2466c family protein codes for MTERPTSVDFHFDVMCPYAYQTSRWIRDVRDLTGLTVNWRFFSLEEINRLEGKKHPWEREWSYGWSMMRIGALLRRRSMADVDAWYERAARALHVEGHKPHEKAVAQHLLQDLGFDPGLVDQAIADPTTSDEVMADHQRVVDADGYGVPTLFFPDGQCLFGPVLIDPPTGEAALRLWDAVVAWTEFPHLYELQRPKAPADQQAIAETFRPYLEARDWVSINRGKVVSFTPPGV; via the coding sequence GTGACCGAGCGGCCGACCTCCGTCGACTTCCACTTCGACGTCATGTGCCCGTACGCGTATCAGACGTCGCGGTGGATCCGCGACGTGCGCGACCTGACCGGCCTCACCGTGAACTGGCGGTTCTTCAGTCTCGAGGAGATCAACCGCCTGGAAGGCAAGAAGCACCCGTGGGAACGGGAGTGGTCCTACGGCTGGTCGATGATGCGGATCGGCGCGCTGCTGCGCCGGCGGTCGATGGCCGACGTCGACGCCTGGTACGAGCGGGCGGCGCGGGCGCTGCACGTGGAGGGACACAAGCCGCACGAGAAGGCCGTCGCGCAACACCTGCTGCAGGACCTCGGCTTCGACCCCGGACTGGTCGACCAGGCCATCGCCGACCCGACGACCAGCGACGAGGTGATGGCCGACCACCAGCGCGTCGTCGACGCCGACGGCTACGGGGTGCCGACGCTGTTCTTTCCCGACGGGCAGTGCCTGTTCGGGCCGGTGCTCATCGATCCGCCGACGGGAGAGGCGGCGCTGCGGCTGTGGGACGCGGTGGTCGCGTGGACGGAGTTCCCGCACCTCTATGAATTGCAGCGGCCGAAGGCACCCGCAGACCAGCAGGCGATCGCGGAGACGTTCCGCCCGTACCTGGAGGCGCGGGACTGGGTGTCGATCAACCGGGGCAAGGTCGTCTCGTTCACCCCGCCGGGAGTTTGA
- a CDS encoding WS/DGAT/MGAT family O-acyltransferase, with amino-acid sequence MERLGGLDAGLLYSESATVPLHVCSVVMVDTSTVPGGFTYERFQHHIGERIQALPELRAKLGDSQLNLDHPVWVPDKTFDLDRHLNRIGLPSPGGRDELAEVCGHIASVPLDRSKPLWEMWVIEGIDGAALKDGGPLALIIKVHHAAVDGVSAANLLETLCDLEPDAPPPAPVDGPGDTAPWAIAADGLIRFVTRPWQLTRVVPETAAMVAKTVNRAVTGTAMAAPFSAPRTRFNGELTSERSIALVQLDLADVKKVKNGCGVKVNDVVMALCAGALRGYLSDRDELPAKPLIAVVPASVHGESNRPGRNQLSGMFSNLHTDIADSLERLHAIAASNQRAKEHSGSLGPTLLVDLAQLLSRGMYSWLLGVMSHTPLTHTAIHNVVISNVAGPPTTLYSCGAEVTALYPLGPIFHGSGLNITVMSVADRLNVGIISCPQLVDDLWDLADRFDAELGELLRGC; translated from the coding sequence GTGGAACGGCTGGGTGGGCTTGACGCGGGTCTTCTGTACAGCGAGTCGGCCACCGTGCCGTTGCACGTGTGCTCGGTCGTCATGGTCGACACGTCGACGGTGCCGGGCGGCTTCACCTACGAGCGGTTCCAACACCACATCGGTGAGCGCATCCAGGCGCTGCCCGAACTGCGCGCCAAGCTGGGCGACAGCCAACTCAACCTCGACCATCCGGTGTGGGTGCCGGACAAGACCTTCGACCTCGACCGGCACCTGAACCGGATAGGCCTGCCGTCGCCCGGCGGCCGCGACGAGCTGGCCGAGGTGTGCGGGCACATCGCGTCGGTGCCGCTGGACCGCAGCAAGCCGCTGTGGGAGATGTGGGTGATCGAGGGGATCGACGGCGCGGCGCTGAAGGACGGCGGTCCGCTGGCGTTGATAATCAAGGTGCACCACGCGGCCGTCGACGGGGTGTCCGCGGCGAATCTGTTGGAGACGCTGTGCGATCTGGAGCCCGACGCGCCGCCACCGGCTCCCGTCGACGGCCCCGGTGACACGGCGCCGTGGGCGATCGCCGCCGACGGTCTCATACGGTTCGTGACGCGGCCGTGGCAGCTGACCCGGGTGGTTCCGGAGACCGCGGCGATGGTCGCCAAGACGGTCAACCGCGCGGTCACGGGCACCGCGATGGCCGCCCCGTTCTCGGCGCCGAGGACGCGGTTCAACGGCGAGCTGACCTCGGAACGCTCGATCGCGCTGGTGCAGCTGGACCTGGCCGACGTCAAGAAGGTCAAGAACGGCTGCGGCGTCAAGGTCAACGACGTGGTGATGGCGCTGTGCGCGGGTGCGCTGCGCGGTTATCTGTCCGATCGCGACGAGCTGCCGGCCAAGCCGCTGATCGCGGTGGTGCCGGCGTCGGTGCACGGCGAGTCGAACCGTCCGGGCCGCAATCAGCTCTCCGGGATGTTCAGCAATCTGCACACCGACATCGCGGATTCCCTGGAGCGGCTGCACGCGATCGCGGCCTCGAACCAGCGCGCCAAGGAGCACAGCGGGTCGTTGGGGCCGACGCTGCTGGTCGATCTGGCACAGCTGCTCTCGCGCGGCATGTACAGCTGGCTGCTGGGTGTGATGTCGCACACGCCGCTGACGCACACGGCGATCCACAACGTGGTGATCTCCAACGTGGCCGGCCCGCCGACGACGCTGTACAGCTGCGGTGCCGAGGTGACCGCGCTGTATCCGCTGGGGCCGATCTTCCACGGGTCCGGGTTGAACATCACGGTGATGTCGGTGGCCGACCGGCTCAACGTCGGCATAATCTCGTGCCCGCAATTGGTCGATGACCTGTGGGATCTGGCCGATCGCTTCGACGCCGAGCTGGGCGAATTGCTGCGCGGTTGCTGA
- a CDS encoding DUF6131 family protein, with protein sequence MIILGIIAVIAGLLLKISILTTIGVILVVVGAVLAVLGSTGRAVGGRRHYF encoded by the coding sequence ATGATCATTCTCGGCATCATCGCGGTGATCGCAGGTCTGCTGTTGAAGATCTCCATTCTCACCACCATCGGGGTCATCCTCGTCGTCGTCGGGGCCGTCCTGGCGGTCCTCGGCTCCACCGGTCGCGCGGTCGGCGGCCGCCGGCACTACTTCTGA
- a CDS encoding serine/threonine-protein kinase, whose amino-acid sequence MSSPKIGTRFGPYELQSVIGVGGMGEVYRAYDTARERMVAIKLLRPEMAADPNFQERFRRESRIAARLQEPHVIPVHNFGEIDGVMYIDMRLVEGPSLKQLLRTEGALQPRRAVSIIGQVAAALDAAHANGLVHRDIKPENVLLTPDDFAYLVDFGIAHGGGEATVTSTGLVVGSCAYMAPERFSGDRGGPASDVYSLGCLLYEMLTGRAPFEAADVRQVMSAHMFSAPPRPSIMRRGITRAFDDVVARGMAKAPADRYTSAGDLARAAGAAAEHAPSAAPVAPAAPPSTRQFSAAHPTPPPYAPAPPPPPQRPARRFSQGQVGLMVATIVLLTAAVVLALVLVFSGGDSGTAPTSRLAAPPPTSSSSSSEATSSEETTTSTTTTTSTASGKPIKGVSGTDSQGFVGHSARCDQGSTPAAAIRTSLSLAVVCKSGDSYYYRGERLSDGASLELQNAQRSGSGFTVSNPSDGTRYDVQPNQLTISSSRSVDPEPALEYGSG is encoded by the coding sequence GTGAGCTCCCCGAAGATCGGCACGCGGTTCGGACCCTACGAGCTGCAGTCGGTGATCGGGGTCGGGGGAATGGGTGAGGTCTACCGCGCCTACGACACCGCGCGCGAGCGCATGGTGGCGATCAAGCTGCTGCGGCCCGAGATGGCCGCCGACCCCAACTTCCAGGAGCGGTTCCGGCGGGAGTCGCGAATCGCGGCGCGGCTGCAGGAACCCCACGTCATCCCGGTACACAATTTCGGCGAGATCGACGGCGTGATGTACATCGACATGCGCCTGGTGGAAGGTCCCAGCCTCAAGCAGCTATTGCGCACCGAAGGTGCGCTGCAACCGCGGCGTGCGGTGTCGATCATCGGGCAGGTCGCCGCGGCTCTGGACGCCGCGCACGCCAACGGTCTGGTGCACCGCGACATCAAGCCTGAGAACGTGCTCCTGACGCCCGACGACTTCGCCTACCTGGTCGACTTCGGGATCGCGCACGGCGGCGGCGAGGCGACGGTGACGTCGACGGGTCTGGTCGTCGGGTCGTGTGCGTACATGGCGCCGGAGCGGTTCAGCGGGGATCGCGGCGGGCCGGCGTCGGACGTGTACTCGCTGGGGTGTCTGCTCTACGAGATGCTGACCGGCAGGGCGCCGTTCGAGGCGGCCGATGTGCGGCAGGTGATGAGCGCGCACATGTTCTCGGCCCCGCCGCGCCCGAGCATCATGCGGCGCGGCATCACCCGCGCGTTCGACGACGTCGTCGCCCGCGGCATGGCGAAGGCGCCGGCCGACCGGTACACCTCGGCCGGGGATCTGGCCCGCGCAGCGGGAGCGGCGGCCGAACACGCGCCCAGTGCCGCGCCGGTCGCCCCGGCGGCGCCGCCGTCGACGCGGCAGTTCTCCGCGGCGCATCCGACGCCGCCGCCGTACGCGCCGGCCCCGCCGCCTCCTCCCCAACGTCCCGCCCGGCGGTTCAGCCAGGGCCAGGTGGGGCTGATGGTGGCGACGATCGTGCTTCTCACCGCCGCGGTGGTGCTGGCGCTGGTGCTGGTCTTCAGCGGCGGAGACAGCGGCACCGCGCCGACGTCGCGGCTCGCCGCGCCACCACCGACGTCGTCGTCATCGTCGTCCGAAGCGACGTCCTCCGAGGAGACGACCACGTCGACGACGACCACCACCTCGACGGCGAGCGGTAAGCCGATCAAGGGCGTGTCGGGCACGGATTCCCAAGGCTTCGTTGGACATTCGGCACGCTGCGACCAAGGCAGCACACCGGCCGCGGCGATTCGCACGTCGCTGTCGCTGGCGGTGGTGTGCAAGTCGGGCGACAGCTACTACTACCGCGGGGAGCGGCTCAGCGATGGCGCGAGCCTCGAACTGCAGAACGCACAGCGCTCGGGCAGCGGCTTCACCGTCTCGAATCCTTCCGACGGCACCCGCTACGACGTGCAGCCGAACCAGTTGACGATTTCCAGCAGCCGGAGTGTCGATCCGGAGCCGGCTTTGGAGTACGGTTCGGGCTGA
- a CDS encoding LuxR C-terminal-related transcriptional regulator — MTEAITVALIDDYDVVVQGVANMLEPYRDRVVVAELDATMPLKDTVDIALYDSFAQPESDHEEIGVLVANPCARRVVVYTWNFHPDLIASARERGAHGYLSKTLPARELVAALEAVHQGQTVVSEAPPRTRPAPGNDWPGRSEGLTDREAEILALITQGKNNADVARLTYLSPNTVKSYIRSLYRKLGIESRTHAVLWGMQHGFTPDHHRIEHWRGGP, encoded by the coding sequence GTGACCGAGGCGATAACGGTGGCACTCATCGACGACTACGACGTCGTCGTCCAAGGCGTGGCTAACATGCTCGAGCCGTACCGCGATCGCGTGGTCGTCGCCGAACTCGACGCCACGATGCCGCTCAAGGACACCGTCGACATCGCGCTGTACGACAGCTTCGCCCAACCGGAGTCGGATCACGAGGAGATCGGCGTACTGGTCGCCAACCCGTGTGCGCGCCGAGTCGTGGTGTACACGTGGAACTTCCATCCCGATCTGATCGCCAGCGCGCGGGAGCGCGGCGCCCACGGATATCTGTCGAAGACGTTGCCGGCGCGTGAGCTGGTGGCGGCGTTGGAAGCGGTTCACCAGGGACAGACCGTAGTCAGTGAGGCACCGCCGCGGACGCGCCCCGCGCCGGGCAACGACTGGCCTGGCCGTAGCGAAGGCCTCACCGACCGCGAGGCGGAGATCCTCGCGCTCATCACCCAGGGCAAGAACAACGCCGACGTCGCGCGACTGACCTACCTGAGCCCCAACACGGTGAAGTCCTACATCCGCTCGCTGTACCGCAAGCTGGGCATCGAGAGCCGGACGCACGCCGTGCTCTGGGGGATGCAGCACGGCTTCACACCCGACCATCACCGCATCGAGCATTGGCGCGGCGGCCCCTAG
- a CDS encoding DUF559 domain-containing protein, giving the protein MEGVFLGTEALASGALTRHQLRTRYRRVLPDVYVPARAELTLRQRAAAAWLWSGRQGVVSGLAASALWGASWVDDDAVIELNWPNHRAPPGVLTRNDTLLDDEIALRGLPVTTPERTAFDLARQGSEVQAVARLDALARATHFKGDDVRRLAQRHPHVRHLRRVDRVLGWVDAGAESPQESRVRMMLVRAGYPRPATQIPVLAPDGYPRYYLDMGWEALNVAVEYDGQHHREDDKTYRKDIIRLEYLASVGWTVVRVVKDDRQAEILQRVQRAVIARGGF; this is encoded by the coding sequence ATGGAGGGGGTCTTTCTCGGGACCGAGGCGCTGGCGAGTGGGGCACTCACGCGCCATCAATTGCGGACGAGGTACCGGCGGGTGCTGCCGGATGTCTATGTGCCCGCGCGTGCCGAGTTGACGTTGCGGCAACGCGCGGCGGCGGCGTGGCTGTGGTCGGGCAGGCAGGGCGTTGTGTCGGGACTCGCGGCGTCGGCGTTGTGGGGTGCCAGTTGGGTCGACGACGACGCTGTGATCGAGCTGAACTGGCCGAATCACCGCGCTCCACCGGGTGTCCTCACCCGCAACGACACCCTGCTCGACGACGAAATCGCCCTTCGGGGGCTGCCGGTCACGACGCCCGAGCGCACAGCGTTCGATCTGGCCAGGCAGGGCTCCGAGGTTCAGGCGGTCGCCCGGCTCGACGCGCTGGCCCGAGCTACGCATTTCAAGGGCGACGACGTGCGCCGGCTGGCGCAGCGGCATCCGCACGTCCGTCATCTGCGCCGCGTCGATCGGGTGCTGGGCTGGGTGGACGCCGGCGCCGAGTCGCCGCAGGAGTCGCGGGTGCGAATGATGTTGGTGCGCGCGGGCTATCCACGGCCCGCTACCCAGATCCCGGTGCTGGCGCCGGACGGCTATCCCCGCTACTACCTCGACATGGGGTGGGAGGCGCTGAATGTCGCCGTCGAGTACGACGGGCAGCACCATCGCGAGGACGACAAGACCTACCGCAAAGACATCATCCGGTTGGAGTATCTGGCGTCGGTCGGCTGGACCGTGGTCCGGGTGGTGAAAGACGACCGGCAGGCGGAGATTCTCCAGCGCGTGCAGCGCGCGGTGATCGCGCGCGGCGGGTTCTGA
- a CDS encoding maleylpyruvate isomerase family mycothiol-dependent enzyme: MTRTLDDIRHATEHCYAAMEALADDLSAAEWQAQSLCPDWTVRGVFDHVVSIEAVLAGWWPETVEQLPPFERAAEFVADPAPYPEKMRAVFDLRRRDLASMTAGDLDRPSWMPVGPGTLGRFLAIRVFDIWVHERDVTTALGRASDDAGIAAELALDQVENSIGYIVGKKVGLPDGRSITFDLTGPVTRQLHVRVDGKAKKVDHLDDPDVVVTTDSTTFIQLASGRIDPQAQIDAGTVTWKGDDALGDRAARNLRFTM; encoded by the coding sequence ATGACGCGCACGCTCGACGACATCCGCCACGCCACCGAACACTGTTACGCCGCGATGGAAGCCCTCGCCGACGACCTGAGCGCCGCCGAGTGGCAGGCGCAGTCGCTGTGCCCGGACTGGACGGTGCGCGGCGTGTTCGACCACGTGGTGAGCATCGAAGCCGTGCTGGCCGGCTGGTGGCCCGAGACCGTCGAGCAGCTGCCGCCGTTCGAGCGGGCCGCCGAGTTCGTCGCCGATCCCGCGCCGTACCCGGAGAAGATGCGGGCGGTCTTCGACCTGCGCAGGCGTGACCTGGCGTCGATGACGGCCGGGGACCTGGACCGGCCGTCCTGGATGCCCGTCGGCCCCGGCACGCTGGGCCGGTTCCTGGCGATCCGTGTCTTCGACATCTGGGTGCACGAACGCGACGTCACCACCGCACTGGGCCGCGCCTCCGACGACGCCGGCATCGCCGCCGAACTGGCGCTCGACCAGGTCGAGAATTCGATCGGCTACATCGTCGGCAAGAAGGTGGGGCTGCCCGACGGCCGAAGCATCACGTTCGACCTGACCGGGCCGGTCACCCGACAGCTGCATGTCCGCGTCGACGGCAAAGCGAAGAAGGTCGACCACCTCGACGACCCGGACGTCGTCGTCACCACCGACTCGACGACGTTCATCCAGCTCGCGTCGGGCCGGATCGACCCGCAGGCCCAGATCGACGCGGGCACGGTGACTTGGAAGGGCGACGACGCGCTCGGCGACCGGGCCGCCCGCAACCTGAGGTTCACGATGTGA
- a CDS encoding S15 peptidase family protein → MGAGSFVGRVGGLAVALGIGAAIVAGAGVAVADDGGSSSETASTSVSTTTKTVADSRPTRPAAEETDQDKPDAGTRPARKRHKLSLDKPAAKADKADKADKAPKAEADEPDAAPEPVTEPQAAPEDTPTAVVGKPTAVAEPAAVEAEEDEPDTPVRATTTLFHRLAAEHADVDADQDPALPALASLVMSVVTAGREATNETPTSVGDVTTTSRADGYPIPTGVTVEEVHPPLLWLQKIPVVGTFIVTPIVSALHAIPLVGDFLQPIIGFPIDHFAPPGAPQAKSYRVTSFDGTEIFVNFMPSLVYDELGQAPTVLDGPGLGLPGPTTLNLRYDSLLPHDVIGIGLLREQGYNVVSWDPRGEWRSGGRMQLQSPDYEGRDISSIISWLAARPDVALDGINDPKIGMVGASYGGGIQLATAAIDHRIDAIVPTIAWNSLTDVLFPREAVRSGWATLLSSVLVLTLSRPNERILPAAIGGILFGTVKQSDIDLLNDRGYADQLGDITTPTLLFQGTVDTLFTLDQADANAKALIAAGTTTKVVWYCGGHGACVSTRNDGQLVIDRTLAWLDHYVKDDPTADTGPQFEWTDQNGEWYSSDTYPVATTGTPLTGERTDPKTIPFVPFIGGSGPQPRVIFSGLLGIVLGLPSAAPALNAVNLEVPAATEVTHIVGAPELTLTYSGTGTARHVYAQIVDDKTRLVLGNQATPIPVVLDGQTHTVTYSLEQVAHTLQPGQSVTVQIVTSTIDFLNFYSWGRIDVEGMSVSLPTLAANAVQETVAA, encoded by the coding sequence ATGGGTGCGGGGTCTTTCGTGGGTCGTGTCGGCGGGTTGGCGGTAGCACTCGGGATCGGAGCCGCGATCGTCGCGGGCGCAGGTGTAGCGGTCGCGGACGACGGGGGTTCCTCCTCGGAAACGGCGTCGACGTCGGTCTCGACGACGACGAAGACCGTTGCGGATTCCCGGCCGACCAGGCCCGCGGCGGAGGAAACGGACCAGGATAAGCCGGATGCGGGCACCAGGCCCGCCCGCAAACGGCACAAGCTGTCACTCGACAAACCCGCCGCGAAGGCGGACAAGGCCGACAAGGCCGACAAAGCCCCGAAGGCCGAGGCCGACGAACCGGACGCCGCACCCGAACCCGTCACCGAGCCTCAGGCTGCCCCCGAGGACACACCCACAGCCGTCGTCGGGAAACCGACAGCCGTGGCGGAGCCGGCGGCAGTCGAGGCCGAGGAGGACGAGCCGGATACGCCGGTCCGTGCCACGACCACGCTGTTCCACCGGCTCGCCGCCGAGCATGCGGACGTCGACGCCGATCAGGACCCCGCGCTGCCGGCGCTGGCCTCCCTGGTGATGTCGGTGGTGACAGCGGGCCGCGAGGCGACCAACGAGACGCCGACCAGCGTCGGCGACGTCACCACCACCAGTCGTGCGGACGGTTACCCGATCCCCACCGGCGTGACGGTCGAGGAGGTGCATCCGCCGCTGCTGTGGTTGCAGAAGATCCCGGTGGTCGGCACGTTCATCGTCACTCCGATCGTCTCGGCACTGCACGCGATTCCATTGGTCGGCGACTTCCTGCAGCCGATCATCGGATTCCCCATCGACCACTTCGCGCCTCCGGGTGCGCCGCAGGCGAAGAGCTACCGGGTGACGTCGTTCGACGGCACCGAGATCTTCGTGAACTTCATGCCGTCGCTCGTCTACGACGAGCTCGGCCAGGCGCCGACGGTGCTCGACGGGCCCGGCCTCGGGCTGCCCGGACCGACCACGCTGAATCTGCGCTACGACAGCCTCCTTCCGCACGACGTCATCGGCATCGGTCTGCTGCGCGAGCAGGGCTACAACGTGGTGTCCTGGGATCCGCGCGGCGAGTGGCGCTCGGGCGGACGCATGCAGTTGCAGTCACCCGACTACGAGGGCCGCGACATCTCGAGCATCATCAGCTGGCTCGCCGCCCGGCCCGACGTCGCGCTCGACGGCATCAACGACCCGAAGATCGGGATGGTCGGGGCGTCCTACGGCGGTGGCATCCAGTTGGCCACGGCGGCCATTGATCACCGGATCGACGCCATCGTCCCGACGATCGCGTGGAACAGCCTGACCGATGTGCTGTTCCCGCGGGAGGCGGTCCGCAGCGGCTGGGCCACCCTGCTGTCGTCGGTGCTGGTGCTCACGCTGTCCCGGCCGAACGAGCGGATCCTGCCCGCGGCGATCGGCGGCATCCTGTTCGGCACGGTCAAGCAGTCCGACATCGACCTGCTCAACGACCGCGGCTACGCCGACCAGCTCGGCGACATCACCACGCCGACGCTGCTGTTCCAGGGCACCGTGGACACGTTGTTCACGCTGGATCAGGCCGATGCGAACGCCAAAGCGCTCATCGCGGCCGGTACGACGACCAAGGTGGTGTGGTACTGCGGCGGGCACGGCGCCTGCGTGAGCACCCGCAACGACGGGCAACTCGTCATCGACCGGACGCTGGCCTGGCTCGACCACTACGTCAAGGACGACCCGACCGCCGACACCGGCCCGCAGTTCGAGTGGACCGACCAGAACGGCGAGTGGTACTCGTCGGACACCTACCCGGTCGCCACCACGGGCACTCCGCTGACCGGCGAACGCACCGACCCGAAGACCATCCCGTTCGTGCCGTTCATCGGAGGCTCGGGCCCGCAGCCGCGGGTCATCTTCAGTGGCCTGCTCGGCATCGTGCTCGGATTGCCCTCTGCCGCACCGGCACTCAACGCGGTCAACCTCGAGGTGCCCGCCGCGACGGAGGTGACCCACATCGTCGGCGCACCGGAACTCACGCTGACATACTCGGGAACCGGCACCGCCAGGCACGTCTACGCCCAGATCGTCGACGACAAGACGCGCCTGGTGCTCGGCAACCAGGCGACGCCGATCCCGGTGGTGCTGGACGGGCAGACGCACACCGTGACGTACTCGCTGGAGCAGGTCGCGCACACGCTGCAGCCGGGCCAGTCGGTGACCGTGCAGATCGTCACGTCCACCATCGACTTCCTGAACTTCTACTCGTGGGGCCGGATCGACGTCGAGGGCATGTCGGTGTCGTTGCCGACGCTGGCCGCCAACGCGGTGCAGGAGACCGTGGCGGCCTGA
- a CDS encoding MFS transporter: MTTTTVPRSSAAETRRAIWNTIRGSSGNLVEWYDVYVYTVFATYFEGQFFEESEKNSTVYVYAIFAITFVMRPVGSWFFGRFADRRGRRAALTVSVSLMALCSLVIAVVPSQAVIGIGAPIILVVARLVQGFATGGEYGTSATYMSEAATRERRGFFSSFQYVTLVGGHVLAQFTLLILQTVLDDDQLREFGWRIAFAVGGVAAVVVFWLRRTMDESLSEEVIEATKAGEDPGAGSMRALFTQYWRPLLLCFLITLGGTVAFYTYSVNAPAIVKTAYKGEGMTATWINLTGLIFLMLLQPVGGIISDRIGRKPMLVFFGVGGLVWTYVLITYLPETRSPLASFALVAVSYIILTGYTSINALVKSELFPAHVRALGVGVGYALANSMFGGTAPLIYQAAKEQDQVPLFIGYVTVCIAVSLVVYVFFLRNKADTYLDRERGSAFRA; this comes from the coding sequence ATGACCACCACGACAGTGCCGCGGTCGAGCGCCGCCGAGACTCGGCGGGCGATCTGGAACACGATCCGCGGGTCATCGGGCAACCTCGTCGAGTGGTACGACGTCTACGTCTACACCGTGTTCGCAACGTATTTCGAGGGCCAGTTCTTCGAGGAGTCCGAGAAGAACTCGACGGTGTACGTGTACGCGATCTTCGCGATCACGTTCGTGATGCGGCCCGTCGGGTCGTGGTTCTTCGGCCGCTTCGCCGACCGGCGGGGCAGGCGGGCGGCGCTGACGGTGAGCGTGTCGCTGATGGCGCTGTGCTCCTTGGTGATTGCGGTGGTGCCGTCGCAGGCCGTGATCGGGATCGGTGCGCCGATCATCCTGGTCGTGGCGCGGCTGGTGCAGGGCTTCGCGACCGGCGGCGAGTACGGGACGTCCGCGACCTACATGTCGGAGGCGGCGACGCGGGAGCGGCGCGGGTTCTTCTCGTCGTTCCAGTACGTGACGCTGGTCGGCGGGCACGTGCTGGCGCAGTTCACGCTGCTGATCCTGCAGACGGTGCTCGACGACGACCAGCTGCGTGAATTCGGTTGGCGCATCGCGTTCGCCGTCGGCGGCGTCGCGGCGGTGGTGGTGTTCTGGCTGCGGCGCACGATGGACGAGTCGCTGTCCGAAGAGGTCATCGAGGCGACCAAGGCGGGGGAGGACCCGGGCGCCGGATCGATGCGGGCACTGTTCACGCAGTACTGGCGGCCGCTGCTGCTGTGCTTCCTGATCACGCTCGGCGGCACCGTCGCGTTCTACACCTACAGCGTCAACGCGCCGGCGATCGTCAAGACCGCGTACAAGGGCGAGGGCATGACGGCGACGTGGATCAACCTGACGGGGCTGATCTTCCTGATGCTGCTGCAGCCGGTGGGCGGGATCATCAGCGACCGGATCGGACGCAAGCCGATGCTGGTGTTCTTCGGGGTCGGCGGGCTGGTGTGGACCTATGTGCTCATCACGTACCTGCCCGAGACACGTTCGCCGCTGGCATCTTTCGCGCTCGTGGCGGTCAGCTACATCATCCTGACCGGATACACGTCGATCAACGCGCTGGTGAAGTCGGAGTTGTTCCCGGCGCATGTGCGGGCGCTCGGGGTGGGCGTCGGCTATGCGCTGGCGAACTCGATGTTCGGCGGGACCGCGCCGCTGATCTACCAGGCCGCCAAGGAACAGGATCAGGTGCCGCTGTTCATCGGCTACGTCACCGTGTGCATCGCGGTGTCGCTGGTGGTGTACGTGTTCTTCCTGCGCAACAAGGCCGATACGTATCTGGACCGGGAGCGGGGCTCGGCCTTCCGGGCGTGA